One Drosophila subobscura isolate 14011-0131.10 chromosome U, UCBerk_Dsub_1.0, whole genome shotgun sequence DNA window includes the following coding sequences:
- the LOC117901490 gene encoding EGF domain-specific O-linked N-acetylglucosamine transferase — MLHLIILNGLLSLAVAQTNPDAKHTLSLPNLPSDHLIRYLNTFPKLKHQLPSNATTRSTSSACWGHERDCSAEARFQNPQCAGDHTGWARSKEAQVQTFYYQADFGYIQQQLLELTPMCMPKYLTDSSLECTRYLRFCRGRNLLFDLRDVAQREERIRYHMDVLSPGQLLGHCDLNRTRLSAEMDHIGSALQSWGPELRNFEVLPSPVLESDVCDLVVNTPTFIMKIDATYNMYHHFCDFFNLYASLFVNQSHPAAFNTDVQILIWETYPYDSPFRDTFKAFSQREVWTLSDLEGKRVCFRNVVLPLLPRMIFGLFYNTPIIQGCSNSGLFRAFSEFILHRLQIPFKPPQRRLRITYLSRRTKYRQVLNELELLSELEKNEDYLVERVSYERLSFTDQLAITRNTDILIGMHGAGLTHLLFLPNWACIFELYNCEDPNCYRDLARLRGVRYRTWEQRELVFPQDEGHHPEGGAHAKFTNYRFDVEEFLHLVSEAASEVRSHKDFPQDMSDRLDNRMPQHNEL; from the exons ATGCTGCACCTGATAATACTCAACGGGCTGCTGTCTCTGGCCGTGGCCCAAACAAACCCGGACGCAAAGCACACGTTGTCTTTGCCGAATCTGCCGTCCGATCATCTCATACGCTACCTCAACACATTTCCCAAACTGAAACACCAATTGCCGTCGAATGCCACGACCAGATCGACCTCGTCCGCCTGCTGGGGCCACGAGCGGGATTGCAGTGCTGAAGCACGCTTCCAGAATCCCCAATGTGCCGGCGATCACACTGGATGGGCGCGCAGCAAAGAGGCTCAGGTGCAGACCTTCTACTACCAGGCTGACTTTGGCTACAtacagcagcagttgctggaGCTCACTCCGATGTGCATGCCCAAATACCTCACCGACTCATCCTTGGAGTGCACCCGATATCTCCGCTTCTGCCGGGGACGCAATCTGCTCTTTGATCTCCGCGACGTGGCCCAGCGAGAGGAGCGCATTCGCTACCACATGGATGTGCTCAGTCCTGGCCAACTGCTGGGTCACTGTGATTTGAATCGAACGCGTCTCTCGGCAGAAATGGACCACATTGGATCTGCCCTGCAGTCGTGGGGTCCCGAGCTGCGCAACTTTGAAGTCTTGCCGAGCCCAGTGCTGGAGAGCGACGTGTGCGACCTGGTAGTGAATACGCCCACTTTCATCATGAAAATCGATGCCACCTACAACATGTATCACCATTTCTGCGACTTCTTCAACTTGTATGCTTCGCTCTTTGTCAACCAGTCCCATCCAGCCGCCTTTAACACCGATGTACAGATACTTATATGGGAGACATATCCATACGACTCGCCGTTCCGGGATACGTTCAAGGCTTTCTCCCAGCGAGAGGTTTGGACTTTGAGTGATTTGGAGGGAAAGCGCGTATGTTTCCGGAATGtcgtgctgccgctgctgccccgcATGATCTTTGGGCTGTTCTACAATACACCAATA ATCCAAGGCTGCTCGAATAGCGGCTTGTTTCGCGCCTTCTCCGAGTTCATTTTGCATCGCCTCCAGATTCCGTTCAAACCGCCACAACGCAGATTACGAATCACTTATCTTTCGCGTCGCACAAAGTATCGTCAGGTGCTGAACGAGCTGGAACTACTGTCGGAGCTGGAAAAGAATGAGGACTACTTGGTCGAGCGCGTCTCCTATGAGCG gctctccttcacCGATCAGCTGGCCATCACTCGAAATACAGACATTCTAATTGGAATGCATGGCGCTGGACTGACGCACCTGCTCTTCCTTCCCAACTGGGCATGCATTTTTGAGCTGTACAACTGCGAGGACCCCAATTGCTATAGAGATCTGGCTCGGTTGCGGGGTGTTCGCTATCGCACCTGGGAGCAGCGGGAGCTGGTCTTCCCTCAAGACGAGGGACATCATCCAGAAGGCGGCGCACATGCTAAATTCACAAACTATCGCTTTGATGTAGAGGAATTTTTGCACCTAGTATCCGAAGCGGCCAGCGAAGTGCGCTCCCACAAGGACTTTCCGCAAGATATGTCAGATAGGCTAGATAATCGTATGCCGCAGCACAACGAGCTGTAG
- the LOC117901544 gene encoding LOW QUALITY PROTEIN: uncharacterized protein At4g17910 (The sequence of the model RefSeq protein was modified relative to this genomic sequence to represent the inferred CDS: inserted 1 base in 1 codon) — MEQYLSMDQEVLVTNKKSWNSIKESVDSLITSLPVLLGFVLSRMLCAHLPRLSMRRFLLEYMLVAIPTLIFFMGCNDYLHLYSIAVTVGLAWCLRQRQALGLQNTKYEVGKRPLVFTLLRAVCNCGTGVAILAVDFPAFPFRFRKSRTFGASLMDLGIGFFVVTMGLVSHRARNFADLKKLPRAVVPLLLLGLARTIVISQINYVQDVHEYGLHMNAFFILGLTKLFGALFSLLASSDAQLLGLALGILSIHELVLQLGLCDYVMSDTLPRIGFLSSNREGLSSLPGCVALYLLSIYFSKWYTSQDHLNYKQMCSKLKRLLLVAVALWVVVFLSAYLFGIARVTFNFGYVTWTSAVSVVIILISAYFFELVLCRXRPTFGDGHKETISSLPTYVESLNMNGLIYFLLSNFLTGMCNIFFDPNNRTTVECVFILLAYMLICSTTVFIMLKKRIRIA, encoded by the exons ATGGAGCAATACCTAAGCATGGATCAAGAGGTATTAGTAACGAATAAAAAGTCATGGAATTCAATAAAAGAAAGTGTGGATAGCCTTATTACATCGCTTCCAGTGCTGCTGGGATTCGTGCTTTCTCGCATGCTCTGCGCGCACCTGCCGAGGCTGTCGATGCGCCGATTTCTTCTGGAGTACATGCTTGTTGCCATACCAACTCTTATTTTCTTCATGGGGTGCAATGATTACCTCCACTTGTACTCCATAGCGGTTACCGTGGGCCTCGCATGGTGTCTTCGTCAACGGCAAGCGCTTGGATTGCAAAACACAAAGTATGAGGTGGGAAAGCGTCCTCTGGTCTTTACCCTGCTCAGGGCCGTCTGCAACTGTGGAACGGGTGTTGCCATCCTCGCAGTGGACTTTCCGGCATTTCCATTCCGTTTCCGCAAGAGTCGAACGTTTGGCGCCTCTTTGATGGACTTGGGCATTGGCTTTTTTGTCGTCACAAtgggcttggtgtcgcatcgGGCCAGGAATTTCGCTGATTTGAAGAAGTTACCCAGGGCGGTGGTTCCTTTGCTGCTACTGGGTCTGGCACGCACCATTGTAATATCGCAAATCAACTATGTCCAGGATGTGCACGAGTATGGGCTGCACATGAACGCATTCTTCATCCTCGGACTGACCAAACTATTTGGTGCTCTGTTCAGTCTTTTGGCTAGCTCGGATGCACAGCTGTTGGGACTGGCTTTAG GTATTCTCTCTATTCACGAGCTCGTTCTGCAACTGGGTCTATGCGATTATGTGATGTCGGATACGCTGCCGCGCATTGGCTTCCTGAGCTCCAATAGGGAAGGCCTGAGTTCTTTACCCGGCTGCGTCGCCCTGTACCTACTCAGCATTTACTTCTCCAAGTGGTACACTTCCCAGGATCATCTGAACTACAAGCAAATGTGCTCAAAGCTGAAGCGACTCCTCCTGGTAGCTGTTGCTCTCTGGGTTGTGGTCTTCCTCAGTGCCTACCTCTTCGGCATAGCTCGCGTCACGTTCAACTTTGGATATGTGACTTGGACTTCGGCCGTCTCCGTGGTAATCATCCTCATCTCTGCGTACTTCTTTGAGCTGGTTTTGTGCA CGCGTCCGACATTTGGGGATGGTCACAAAGAAACTATCAGTTCCCTGCCCACCTATGTGGAGAGCCTAAACATGAATGGTTTGATCTACTTCCTGCTGTCCAACTTCCTCACGGGAATGTGCAACATATTTTTCGACCCCAATAACCGCACAACTGTTGAGTGCGTGTTCATTCTGCTCGCCTACATGCTGATCTGTTCAACGACGGTCTTTATTATGCTTAAAAAGCGTATAAGGATCGCTTAG
- the LOC117901545 gene encoding uncharacterized protein LOC117901545 isoform X1: MSDMSCDCGSTLQFKKTPQAPLYDLLGPYPDEIIMSTLDRILYYSGATKVIRMLAMSGCDPADGTTAEKCAPTSCGSVKSAVCPSSSAVTCCSRPPSCSSHRSAPSTPCTPKPPCIKMSSKEPACCDRSTSCCPSRRSPRVDFANPVDECQPRSKGGECLLGARIKESLSACPLTCERLKSKLSIGAKVSPSNTQKWLWTRLVSVKDGYLVYEVYKDSNADLDPRSQIAGKGSPVIIFLVLPNGYIMPFESISTDQ, translated from the exons ATGAGCGACATGAGCTGCGATTGCGGTTCAACGTTACAGTTCAAGAAGACACCTCAGGCGCCGCTGTACGACTTGCTGGGTCCCTACCCAGATGAGATAATCATGTCCACGCTGGATCGTATTCTATACTACTCAGGGGCTACTAAGGTCATCCGAATGCTGGCCATGTCTGGTTGCG ACCCAGCAGATGGCACAACCGCCGAGAAGTGCGCACCGACCAGCTGCGGCTCCGTTAAAAGTGCCGTTTGTCCATCTAGCTCGGCCGTTACGTGCTGTTCTCGGCCTCCCAGCTGCAGTAGTCATCGGAGTGCTCCATCAACTCCCTGCACGCCGAAGCCACCTTGCATCAAGATGTCCAGCAAAGAGCCAGCGTGCTGCGATCGCTCCACCTCCTGTTGCCCAAGCCGACGGTCTCCGCGAGTGGACTTTGCCAATCCCGTGGATGAGTGCCAGCCGCGTAGCAAAGGCGGCGAATGTCTGCTCGGTGCGCGCATTAAGGAGTCGCTGTCAGCCTGCCCCTTAACCTGTGAGCGACTGAAGTCGAAGCTCTCGATAGGAGCCAAAGTGTCGCCATCCAACACGCAAAAGTGGCTGTGGACGAGACTTGTCAGCGTAAAGGATGGCTACTTGGTGTACGAGGTATACAAGGATTCCAATGCGGACCTGGACCCCAGATCACAGATCGCCGGCAAGGGATCACCTGTAATAATATTTCTGGTCTTGCCGAATGGCTATATTATGCCGTTTGAGTCCATCTCCACGGACCAGTGA
- the LOC117901545 gene encoding uncharacterized protein LOC117901545 isoform X2, with the protein MSDMSCDCGSTLQFKKTPQAPLYDLLGPYPDEIIMSTLDRILYYSGATKVIRMLAMSGCDGTTAEKCAPTSCGSVKSAVCPSSSAVTCCSRPPSCSSHRSAPSTPCTPKPPCIKMSSKEPACCDRSTSCCPSRRSPRVDFANPVDECQPRSKGGECLLGARIKESLSACPLTCERLKSKLSIGAKVSPSNTQKWLWTRLVSVKDGYLVYEVYKDSNADLDPRSQIAGKGSPVIIFLVLPNGYIMPFESISTDQ; encoded by the exons ATGAGCGACATGAGCTGCGATTGCGGTTCAACGTTACAGTTCAAGAAGACACCTCAGGCGCCGCTGTACGACTTGCTGGGTCCCTACCCAGATGAGATAATCATGTCCACGCTGGATCGTATTCTATACTACTCAGGGGCTACTAAGGTCATCCGAATGCTGGCCATGTCTGGTTGCG ATGGCACAACCGCCGAGAAGTGCGCACCGACCAGCTGCGGCTCCGTTAAAAGTGCCGTTTGTCCATCTAGCTCGGCCGTTACGTGCTGTTCTCGGCCTCCCAGCTGCAGTAGTCATCGGAGTGCTCCATCAACTCCCTGCACGCCGAAGCCACCTTGCATCAAGATGTCCAGCAAAGAGCCAGCGTGCTGCGATCGCTCCACCTCCTGTTGCCCAAGCCGACGGTCTCCGCGAGTGGACTTTGCCAATCCCGTGGATGAGTGCCAGCCGCGTAGCAAAGGCGGCGAATGTCTGCTCGGTGCGCGCATTAAGGAGTCGCTGTCAGCCTGCCCCTTAACCTGTGAGCGACTGAAGTCGAAGCTCTCGATAGGAGCCAAAGTGTCGCCATCCAACACGCAAAAGTGGCTGTGGACGAGACTTGTCAGCGTAAAGGATGGCTACTTGGTGTACGAGGTATACAAGGATTCCAATGCGGACCTGGACCCCAGATCACAGATCGCCGGCAAGGGATCACCTGTAATAATATTTCTGGTCTTGCCGAATGGCTATATTATGCCGTTTGAGTCCATCTCCACGGACCAGTGA